The following coding sequences lie in one Sorghum bicolor cultivar BTx623 chromosome 6, Sorghum_bicolor_NCBIv3, whole genome shotgun sequence genomic window:
- the LOC8082875 gene encoding sphingolipid delta(4)-desaturase DES1-like codes for MGAGMEAEEGVMATDFFWSYTDEPHASRRREILSKYPQIKELFGPDPWAFLKIALVVSLQLWTATFLHDASWVKLLTVAYFFGSFLNHNLFLAIHELSHNLAFTTPSLNRWLGIFANLPIGVPMSVTFQKYHLEHHRFQGVDGIDMDIPSQAEAHAVRNAISKSVWVVLQLFFYALRPLFLKPKPPGLWEFTNLAVQVGLDASLVCLCGWRSLAYLILSTFVGGGLHPMAGHFISEHYLFSPEQETYSYYGPLNLMAWHVGYHNEHHDFPRIPGTRLHRVKEIAPEYYDNLKSYRSWSQVIYMYIMDQTVGPFSRIKRKAPKKDS; via the exons ATGGGCGCGGGGATGGAGGCGGAGGAAGGGGTGATGGCGACGGACTTCTTCTGGTCGTACACGGACGAGCCGCACGCGTCGCGCCGCCGGGAGATCCTGTCCAAGTACCCGCAGATCAAGGAGCTCTTCGGCCCGGATCCGTGGGCCTTCCTCAAG ATTGCTTTGGTTGTGTCGCTTCAGCTATGGACTGCTACATTCCTCCACGATGCTAGCTGGGTGAAGCTACTGACGGTGGCCTACTTCTTCGGCTCCTTTCTAAACCACAACCTGTTCCTCGCCATCCATGAGCTGAGCCACAACCTCGCCTTCACAACCCCATCCCTCAATCGCTGGCTGGGCATCTTTGCAAACCTCCCCATCGGCGTCCCCATGTCTGTCACGTTCCAAAAGTACCACCTGGAGCACCACCGATTCCAGGGCGTGGACGGCATCGACATGGACATCCCCAGCCAAGCAGAGGCGCACGCCGTGAGGAACGCCATCAGCAAGTCCGTGTGGGTGGTGCTCCAGCTCTTCTTCTACGCGCTGCGCCCGCTCTTCCTGAAGCCGAAGCCCCCGGGCCTGTGGGAGTTCACCAACCTTGCGGTCCAGGTCGGCCTCGACGCCAGCCTCGTCTGCCTATGCGGCTGGAGGTCCCTGGCATACCTGATCCTCTCCACGTTCGTTGGCGGCGGCTTGCACCCCATGGCGGGCCACTTCATCTCGGAGCACTACCTGTTCAGCCCGGAGCAGGAGACGTACTCGTACTACGGGCCCCTGAACCTGATGGCGTGGCACGTCGGGTACCACAACGAGCACCACGACTTCCCCAGGATCCCAGGCACCAGGCTGCACAGGGTGAAGGAGATCGCGCCGGAGTACTACGACAACCTCAAGTCGTACAGGTCCTGGAGCCAGGTCATATACATGTACATCATGGACCAGACGGTCGGCCCTTTCAGCCGGATCAAGAGGAAGGCGCCCA